The Natronosporangium hydrolyticum nucleotide sequence CCGGTGACCTCGCCGGTGGTCTCCACACCGATCAGTACATCACCGGCCAGTTCGCGGGCGACCAGTCGGCCGCCGACGGCCAGGTCGACCAGTCAGTCCTGACCGCGCTGGAGCGGGACCTTGATCTGAGCGCCGACGAGGTCGAGCAGCTGCTCACCGACCTGGAAGGGGTCGACGAGCTGGCCGCGGAGCTCGCCGAAGAGCTGGGCCAGGCGTACGGCGGCTCCTGGTTCGACCACGAGACCGGCTCGTTCACCGTCGCGGTCACCGAGGCCGGCCCGGCCGCCGCCCTCGCGTCGGCGGAGGTCACCACCGAACGGGTCGGCCACAGCCTCCAGCGGCTGGAGTCGATCACCGCGGAGCTCGACGAGCTGCTCGAGGCCGACCCGGCCGCGCTGGCGGATGTCTACTCGTGGCGGATCGAGGTCGCCGACAACCAGGTGGTGGTCACCACCGCCGCCGGGCAGGCCGATGCGGTGAGCGGGCTGGTCGCCGACTACGGCGACGCGGTCCGGGTGACGGAGAGCAGCTACGCGCCGCAGGTCGCGCAGAGCGCGCTGCACGGCGGCACCGCGTACAACGGCTGCTCGGTCGGGTTCAACCTGGTCGCCGGTGGCACCGGCTACTTCCTCACGGCCGGCCACTGTGGCGGCACCGGTCAGCAGACCTCGCAGAACGGGGTCAACATCGGACCGTTTGTGGAGTCCTGGTTCCCCGGTGAGGACGACGCCTTGGTGCGGGTGGACAACGCCGGCGCCTGGACGCAGGGCCCGACCGTCTGGACCTACTCCGGGACCGTCACCATCAACGGCTGGACCGACGCCGCGGTGGGCACCCCGATCTGCACCTCCGGGCGTACCACCGGGCTCACCTGCGGGGTCATCACCGCCAAGAACGAGACCGTCAACTACGCGGAGGGCGCCGTGTTCGGGATGACCCGGCACAACGCCTGCGTGGAGCCGGGCGACTCCGGCGGCCCGAACTGGAACACCGTCGGCGGTAACTACGCCGAGGGGGTGACCAGCGGCGCCCAGATGATCGGCGGTCAGTGCCTGGAGCGGTTCGGAATGGCGAACGTCTCCTGGTACTACCCGATCTCTGATTCGCTGCCCTACTACGCGGGCGGCTGGGGAGTCTCCCTGATGACCGGCTGACCTCCTGGCAGCTGGGACGGGCCGGCCGGTGCCGATGCGGCACCGGCCGGCCGCGGCAGTTTTCGGCGGCGGTCGACCGATCCCTGGCGCATGATTGAGGGGTGAGGGTCGAGGTCGACCTGTTGGGCCGGTTCGAGGTGCGGCT carries:
- a CDS encoding S1 family peptidase, which gives rise to MTRNRATPKPMVVRGAVATLAVAALAVAGATPAAAHQPAERPTGDLAGGLHTDQYITGQFAGDQSAADGQVDQSVLTALERDLDLSADEVEQLLTDLEGVDELAAELAEELGQAYGGSWFDHETGSFTVAVTEAGPAAALASAEVTTERVGHSLQRLESITAELDELLEADPAALADVYSWRIEVADNQVVVTTAAGQADAVSGLVADYGDAVRVTESSYAPQVAQSALHGGTAYNGCSVGFNLVAGGTGYFLTAGHCGGTGQQTSQNGVNIGPFVESWFPGEDDALVRVDNAGAWTQGPTVWTYSGTVTINGWTDAAVGTPICTSGRTTGLTCGVITAKNETVNYAEGAVFGMTRHNACVEPGDSGGPNWNTVGGNYAEGVTSGAQMIGGQCLERFGMANVSWYYPISDSLPYYAGGWGVSLMTG